CTAACGATTATTCTTACTTACCTATTTGTGATTCCTATAAAAATCTACCTATAAATAGAGCTTAAAGCAATATCTTTTTGAGGTTCTCTGTACTTGTCTTTCTAAATCTATATCCTTTGGTGGAATACTTGTAGTCTATTCTTTGCTACTAAAAAATAatgttagtaaaaaaaaatagttatcTTATATAGATCAAAGAATGGTGTTCAGTTAGGTTTTTGTCTAACTCGAATACTATAGATTGAAGCAGAAGATAATGAGAAAAGATTGAGTTGTTTTTGAGACCCCCAAGAATTAGAGATGAATTTTTATATGGTGTCTTATGTTTGTGACCGGCACGAGATTGCAAGTTTGGGGTTTACCAAATTCGTGAAAGGATCGTGGTGATATTCATGTGCTGTTCCTGCATCAAGATTTTTCATGAAGCTAGCAGACAAGCATTTTTTGAAGTGGAGGAGTCTGATGTGGAACGAAAAACTCCAAGTTGAAAACCCTATTGCCACCTCAATAAAGATACCCAAGAAATCATCATAGGATTTATAATTAAGGTCTTCAACATAGTTTTATTTAGTATGTTTATTTACTTAGATGTATCATGTCATTAAAGAAAGATCGAAGAAAAGAGCTCGTGGGGGAAAATTTCAATTGATCAAGCGCCAGATCCATGGCTCTCCAAGCCGGATCTACATCAGATAGTTGTGAGATTTCAGCagttttgtctttttttttttttgtttgctttctaTTTAAATGTTTTTAGTAGTTTCATGTTCGTTAATtagttttcttattttaatgtTTCATGTTCCTTATACCTTTTTTTACGTAAAAAGAGATTTTATTGAATTGAACATGAATTTACACAAGAGCAGAGGAATCTGCTGCACAAAAGTACTGCTACAACCAATTAAACTATATAGTAGTACTGCTACAATCAACTAAACTATAGTTATGCTATCAACATTTAAGGAAAATGTCTTGGAGAAAATTCCAACTACGGCAAAGTAACCAGTTGTCTCTTGTACTCGATACATTCCTCCATTCTACCATCAGAGGCTTTATATTGGAACACCCCATAATTTCTCCGCTTCCATTTATAATATATAGTTGCTCCTAGTGACAGCTTCTTTACTGTGTTTATCAATGACAACATGAATGTTCCTTGTACATTTTTACTAGCTTAGAGCCTATAAAAAGCCCTAGTCTTAATAGCTTATTATTATATCTTTGACATATTTATGACATTCTTACTTTGTACTGGTTGATTTATTCAACATTTCTCAAATGCCCTCCTCAAGGTTTAAGGTTCCCAAGTATCTGTTTCTTAATTACGCTTCCGTGTCAAGTTTGCCCCTCACGCATTGGTAGTAGATTTGGGCTAAACTTATCAAACCATATCATATAAAAAAATACAACAAATGCACCAACAGCACCAAACCTGCTGCCCCCAATCCCCATGCAATTATATTGTCATGTTAGTCAAATTAGGTTATTTTGATATAGAAGAGCTGTGCTACAGTCAATCCCATCGTCCAGAAAGAGGTcgttttccaatgaaattttccatggAGAAGATGGGTTAAATTGAATTTGGATGCTTCATCACTGGCAAATCGATGACTAGCTGGTAGACGTGGCTTGGTCCAAAATGAGAATGGACATTGGAATGTAGGTTCTGCCACCAGCCTAATTGCTGAATTATGGGCTTTGTTAGTCCCCAAATTGCTTGGGATCCTGGAATGCTGGAGTCGGGTTCGAAACTCGGCATTTGCCTCTTTTAAGGGGCGCCATTTGATCACTTAACCTAAATTGGATTATTGGAGAACTAAATAACTAATGAAGCGAAATTGAGAATGTTGGTTAGGTCATTTTCGAAATTGAGAAGGAAATTCTTGTATAGATGCACTGGAcaaggtatatatatatatatatcaaattgtcTCTATTTCACTGTTTTTATATTGAACTGCATTGACTTTAAACCAAGAATCCATCTACCAAATGAGTTAAGGCGATATCAATCATATTACATTCTGGCGCCACGTGGGTTTCACGTGTCATTTTAATTCCTTCTCTTAAAGCAAGCTGAATCGAAAGGCACTTGCTTACCTAAAAAGGGATTAGTAACTACTAACTAGTAGCTTGAAAAGGTGGAAAAATCCATCATATGGACAtttatagggataatttcagaaatatcCCTGTGGTTTCTAATAGGCTAATAGCTGCTGTCACGTCCCTTGAGATCTGAATAATTACACTGAAATCCCCCAAAAAGTACGTGTTGGCAATAGTTGCCGTTGTAAGAACCAGAAGTCTGACAAATATCCTACATTGTCCGTATTGGATTTCTAAAACGAATTAGCTGACAAAAGAAGTCAAATGTCATCTTGATCTGcaaaataaaactttcaaggaagttgtttgtaggaaaattttcatatatatcaagaataagtttcctttttcctcttttaaaCACCTTTTCACTAAAGAATTTGTAGATTTTTCTGTTATAGTCTTTTCTTGATATCAAGGGAGATTagtagtacaaaagaataaaatcccTAATTACAACAGCCTGCTAAAGATGTTTAAAGAGATGACGATGATTTTCACTAACACAGATATCCCTTACTCATGGCTGGAATTTCAATAGCATTATCCATTTTTAGGCAAGCGAAATGTGCTTGTGACCTTGGACAAAAATGCTTGCCATATAACTACTCTTCCAATGACATGACCTAATGCAACAAACCTTGCTAATTAATACAAAATCGGTTTATATAACGAGTGTCATATGTAAAAGTGTACGACAGACATTCATTAAGAAGTACTTcatgtttaaaattttaaaaaccgTGAAATTACATCGAAAAAGTGTTTAAATGCGGGGATTAATAAATTTGATTGTACGCATTTAAATGCTAAATCAGATATAATTAAATTAGGTGCATTCACCGGTGCACTTGGATCATCGGAAAATCTGTGAAAGAGATGGCTAATGAACATGTACACGAGCAGCAGTACAGACAGATTAAACTTCCAATCTGCATCCTTTAAAAGGGGTGTGACTTAATAAACAAGGGAGGCAAATAATGACTTGGACCCCAGTGCATAGAACAAACGTAATTAAGCAGAGATTTAGCCAGAAATAGAAGCCACCCTTTGTGGGCTCAAACCTTAAATCTCAACTCAAATCTACTTAATAAAAGTGCAATCAGCGTTAACAGTAGGTTGAGTTGCACTGTTAAACCAACTAACTACTCCAACCCACTCCCCATGATAATAttccctctttttctttctatctCACCAAACCTGAATTTTCTTTCTTCACATCTCCATACAGAAAAATCATTCTAGCTTCTTTACAAAGATACTAACACAATATAACAAACCTACTTTGAAGGTACAGGTGGcaccaaattttcttttgcaacttcatctttcttttcatctagatcttttgttctttttgtgttttattaAAACTCTTTCTgggctttctttctttcttctttttttttcatatattaatCAGAGAGAATCATGAGAGATCATAAGGAAAGGTTTGtattgcttccatttccaatgGGATGTGATAGTGAGTCAAGCGTTGCAGTGGGCAAGTGTACTCAGCCAAAGAAGCAGAAACACTCATCACAGaagattcttcttcctccaaCAACAACAAGTATGATCACATCTCAATCTCTTTCAGTTTTGTTTTAGTGTGTATAAGTTTGTGTGCTTTCTCTGTGTTTGTTGTGTGTGCTGTGTGTGAAAGCTGTGTTTGATTTGATGTTGCTTCTGATGTTTTGGGgttgtcttttcttttcttttcttttttttaatgttatatTGTTCTTCTAAATATAGGAAGCAACGAAGAAAAAGAGATTctccaaaacaaagaagaaaaagagaccaaatcaagaggaaaagggaaaaagttaaGGGCTttcttagctcttccaaaatctGGCCTCTCGAAAGGAGTCAACAAATTGATGAAGCGGTTGGAAAATATTTCTAGGTTGCTTGGTAAGTTTCTTACGTTTTAATCTTGTTTGGTTTagagttttgtttttgttaattAAAAACAAATATGAATATCCACCAAAATGCAAGGGGATGAATCTAGGAATTTGATCCTATTCCtattcttttaattccaaaaaacaaaattaaagtaTCTCTTGATACATGTTAAAtagcaaatatatgttgattttTGGCATGTTATTTTAATAATGTTATCGATAAGAGCTATTTTTTTGACGGTTTgctaaaaattcataaaaaattatATGTTCATATCCAAGAATTTAGTATGCTATTTTTTCCACAACATTTCATTCAATTGCTTTTCAAACTGAATTCCTTCGTTTGTTGCATAACATCTCTAGAATTACCAGTCAATTTGCTCACTTTTGCCGCATCAATTTGATATGTTACAATTGCGTTTGATTTTTGGAGtgtcgataaaaaaaaataaataaagagtcaGCCACAAAATATTAGGATCAtatctaaaaaaataaatatgctGATTTTCCATGACGTGTTCATTCAATTACACATCAAAtttaattcttttgtttgttgCACAAAATCTCTAGAATTAAAGGTCAAAGTCTGCCTGTAAATATTAAATATCCTGATTTTTGCAGCATGATATTTGTATCATTACAAATTGCATTGGATTTTTGAGTACCAACCAACCAATAAAAAAATCAACCAGAAAATGCCTAGGATCATATTTAAACAATTAATTTTTACCACATTCTTATTCTCCCTCatcccacccccccccccccccaaaaagtACAATTGCCAAACTCTACAAGTACCATTTTTTAAGAAGTAAACTATTTCTCTTATGCTATTCATGTAGTTAACTTGAAGGATTTAAACCCACAATTCTTTTAAAGTACATTTTaacaaaagtcaaaaagcaTTCAATAAAGTTTGTTAAACAATGTGGCTAGCAAATAAGAATACAGCTGGAGAATACGTATATCATTACTCCAACAACAAATAATGGACCATCTCCATCAAATATAAGAAGACGAAGCTTTTACTTCTCATGTACTTAGTTTTGGTGAACCACTTACTACAAGAGAAATATAAATATAGAGTATAAAGCCAAGAAAATTACcagaaagggggaaaaaagacAAAAGCTTTGCAAATCCaacattttttaaatcaaattatccaattttcaagctttgCAGGAccatattttttttctcattttcaagAATGGAAGTTTAAATTCTTAAAATGTTATTTGCGTTAAAGTTTCCATAAAAATTGATGTACTacgaaaaaaatgaagaaaactaCACATGTGCTCCTCACTTattctatgatttttcaaaacatGGATTAACTAATCTTCACATGAAAAAGTATGCATATGTGATCACGAGAATGAATTGCAACTTGAAAGCTCTTTAaacaaattttcttgttttgtttctttCGGGTTGGATGTTTCGTGTATTGGTTGATTGATTGCAATGAGAAAGACAACATTGTTACTACTTCAATTGGCAAAATTTTTTAATGGTTTTTAGTGTTTGGATTTCCAAATAACAAAAATGTCATGTCCTTCTATCCAGATTAACGATTCAATAAAACTTTAATCGAAAAgcaccaaaaattaaaaaaagaaactcCATAAGTCGTGGGCGAGTCCAATGTTCCATATATAAAACCTAttggttttggaaaaaaaaaagaatcccaCTTCAAGATATgggaaaaatgtgaaaattgcactttgaacACGTAAACTATAAATAAACTGTCACTTTGgttcttaaattttaatttttgacattttactCTTAAAGTATGAAATTCGTCCCGCTTTAGTCCTTAAATGTAAACCGTGGATACTTTATCTACTAAAGTATGAAATCATCCCACTTTAGTTCTTATACTATGAGTATCACTTGTGTGTGAGTATTCCAATAATTTGATAAATCGATGGAATGGATTGGGGTAAAttgtttaaaattaaaatttaagaacTGAAGGGAGATAATTTCCACATTTTAGGGCTAAAGTgtccaaatttgaaatttaaggaCTAAAGTAGGAACTTCAATAATTTATGGGTTCAAAGTAAAATTAGTCAAAGGAATATAGATTATTTTTTGGTAGCTAACTCTTTCTATGGCACTGTTAAgttaagagtaaatcttatatatattgatCAGTATCTTTATTTGTGCAAACTAAACTAGTGCAATTTGTATTTTAAGGTTTTTTTGCTTCAAAATTCATATCTTGTTCTCATGGGATGTCTtaattcatttatgaagaatgCTAAAACTATAGATTAACTGGAGATGGTAACACGTACACTGAATTCCTGCATGCATGAATGAATACAGTTCATGTCTTGCTTTAATGAGGGTATTTTTGGGTGGTTAATTAATTTCTATATTATTAGCAGCAGAGATGTCCTTTCAATTGATATAAAACCAATTTGATAGAGAAAAGAGGAAGAGGCCAACGTGGGAGAATTCGGCATTAACCCTTATAGGATCTTGATTCCTCAGTGTCTTGAATCGTGGGTTTTCCTCATGGTGCGAGccaactatatttttgtaagcAATTAAATGATTTCCAAgtcaaaattttttgtttaattttctaaCACAaactttttttaagaaaagaaaggcAATTACTTGAAACTTTTAACTTTTGTTTTTAATCTTTGGGCATCAAAATGTTGAGTTGATTAATGGACTCAATGGTAACTGAACTCCTAgatgacaattttttttttttcaaaatccttattTCAAATTAGAAGAATATAACTTTTAGTTCGTTTTTATGAGACTGAAAACTTAAAACTACATCTTAAAAGTTAAATTAATGAcattccaaaattgataaaaaaaaaaattttatttgtggttGCCACTTTTCCATTTCAAAGCTCTTGGTTTACGGTGATGTATTTAATTCAGTTTGACATTGTATAAACTGTAAATAGTCTAAATCTTCAATTATTTGGTGAGGTTGGAAGAATTATTTATACAAATCAGAAGTTGTTAAGGTTTAATTACAAATATCATGTACCTTTGGTATCATTAGAATCTACATTGGGCACTTATTGCCAACACCTTGTTTAATGATGATTGTATCTAATTTAGTTTGATGTTGTGTGAATGGTCTAAATCTTCAATTATTTGGTGGGGTTGGAAGAACCATTGATACAAAACAGATGTTACTAAAGTTTAATTACAGGAATCATGAACTTTTAGTATGATTAGGACACCAAAaacaattacttttttttttaacaaatcaaGGTACAACATATTAAATTGTTACAATACAAAATGTCTTCTTCATTGCATAGAATACCAGTCGGCACTGAAAATGATTGAAATCAAAAACCAATTCAAAAGGACTAAAAAATTTTGTAACAGTTAAACATAATACAAGCTTAGTGGTGGTGTAACTCTGACTATATTTAGCAGTGATGTAGGATCATCAATCTTTTCTAATTGACTACTCATTGAAAGATTAACCTTTTCATCCAAGCTAATAATGAAGTCTAATATAATACTTGAGATATTAGGATAATTGATGGAATGTTGCTGAGGAGGTCATTGTCTAGCAGATAAGATTAAGACTCCAAGAATTAGATATTCTCGATTCAGATCTCCATATCCCCTCGCTATTTCTTAAGTTTTGTCCGTCCCGATTGagggaaaaataagaaaatggaaagttggCATTTATTATTCAATATGTTTAGCCTCATGTGTGACAATACAGCatgcataaaaaattaaaaattgctcCTCTACAAATCTAATTTCCTACATCTTTTTCATTTACATTTTTAGTATTCACATCCTTTTCTCATGATTTATACTTGGACGTTTACCAGTTGACAATGATGAAGATGaggaaattgaaaaagaaatggaGATAGGGTTGCCAACAGATGTGAAGCATGTTACACATATAGGGTGGGATGGATCCACCACAATCAACCCTATCAAAGGATGGGAAAATCTGGAAGCTCCTGAAATTCTATCTCTACCTTCTATTTCTCTAAAACAGTTTGAACTTGCTATGGAAGCCCAAGCTGGTGCACCTATTAGTACTGTTGGTAGCACAAACATGAAATAGAATATTATCAATTGCAAAAGAGatggagaagaaagaaggatcCATTATGGTTGTTTGCTTATATTAGTTAGTGTTTTCATTCATGATTGTATGAAAGTTGGAGAAGAAGCAAACTTTATCAGTGATAGGAGAAAATGATGCTAGTCATAATGATGATGGTAGTTGATTCATTTCAGAGATGCTCAGTTTTTAAAGAATTTCTCAAGGATTTCAaatattctctctctctctgggtGGTGGATATCCTTGCTTAGAAGAAATTAGCTTGGAATCATTTTACATAATTCTTTGTTTCTATTGTTGTTTTCtggaattgattttttttttttttgtttgattatgAGGTCTGTCAGTTCTTGTAGAAGAAAGCACAATATTTTTGTTTTGCTGGAGAAAAATGTGGTAGTGCTCAAGATAGTACCAGAATAGTATTTGTACTAGAATCAAATTTTGCAATGCCCTAGAATAAGTGAAATTGTAAACATGTAAGATTTTGAGAATTGCAACTACATTAGCAGTTTGTCACCCATTGCCTTTTGTTGTGCATAGTCTCCACCTTCAGTGGGCTTCAGTTGCATATTGCATCTCTTCACAAATCACAAACACAATCATAGCCTGATGCAAGCAATCAAAATCTAACATTctaattcttttatttcttcattCGAATTGTCAAATAGTCATCTGCCATATAAAGGTTGAAACTCCAAGAATTAGAGGTCCTAAATTCAAATGTTTCTTCATCCTTTGGCTTCTTAAATCCCACATCTCTCCTattaaaaactaagaaaaaatacGCATCTACCA
This region of Coffea arabica cultivar ET-39 chromosome 3c, Coffea Arabica ET-39 HiFi, whole genome shotgun sequence genomic DNA includes:
- the LOC113733733 gene encoding CRIB domain-containing protein RIC4; translated protein: MRDHKERFVLLPFPMGCDSESSVAVGKCTQPKKQKHSSQKILLPPTTTRSNEEKEILQNKEEKETKSRGKGKKLRAFLALPKSGLSKGVNKLMKRLENISRLLVDNDEDEEIEKEMEIGLPTDVKHVTHIGWDGSTTINPIKGWENLEAPEILSLPSISLKQFELAMEAQAGAPISTVGSTNMK